CAGCTAGCTGCCAATGGTCGCGAGCAGTTACTATACCTATTACAAACTGGTGATATCGATGGCGAAGCTGCCTTATTTAAAAATCAACGGCGAACCTCATTCGGTGAAGCCTTAGTAACGACGGATGTTTGCAGTATTCGCCGTTCAGACTTTCAAGACTTGATGCAAAAATATCCCAGTATCAGCATCAACGTCTTAAACGTCTTTGGCAAACGTCTCAGTCAACTGGAACGTCAAACAACCAGCACGGCCACTGAATCCGTCGAAGCCCGTTTAGCGAACTATATCACTGAAACAGCGGCAGCGCTCAAAACCGACACGTTTAAACTACCATTAAAGAAAAAGGACCTGGCGACGTTCCTCGGCACCACCCCTGAAAGCATCAGCCGTAAGCTCGCCTTATTCGAGCGTCAAGGCCTAATTACGCAAAAGCCTGGCAAGGTCATCGAAATTAACGATGCCGACCAGCTATTATTAACTGAATAATGACTACTAATTAAATTATCCTTAATCCCCCGGATGACTAGCGAAATCACTGTTAGTCATCCGGGGGCTTTTACGTCAACCATCACGCTGCCTCATAAGGTGATTTACAGGCACTAACAGCTCCTGCATGCCGATAATTCAGAAGTAATCTTGACCTTTACATTAACATTCACAACCCATCAGCTACTAATTCAGGACTATTAAGATGGTAGATTTATGCTGCCAATATTTTTCTTGTTATTGTGCAGTGTATCTGCATTAAATAAGTTAAGAGAGTTCGATAACTCTAGTGTTAGTGTAAAATTTTACTCGGTAGGACGTTCGGCCTTAACAAATTAAAAGAAGACCGTTAATCTTCTAATTGAGTCACTACAAACAATTAGGAAAGAAGAACGGTCTCCATGTCACAAATTGTAGCAGTTATTTTGAATAGTTTAAAGGGCGAATTGTCAAACTAAGTACAACGGTTTGTCAATTCGCCGTTTTACATTTAAATTACAAGTGCATACCCCCATCTTCATGCCGGTTTCGAGTTTGGTGTTGCCGTTGCTTTTTCGTCATTTCCCACTCAGTCTCTTTTAAGCCGCGTGCCTGTTTTTGTCGTTCGTAATCTTCATCACGAGCATATAGAACAGTCATGATCGCGTCACTAAAGGCCGTCTTTAAGTAATAGTCTGGACTAACTGGCTTGTAATTTAGCGGTTGATAATGCCCCATATTTGCTTTTCTGTACTGGTCGTCCTTGGCTTGTTGCTCTTTTAACTGCTTTTGGATTTTCTCGATTTGACTGTTCTTAATCGTCGGATCAGCTTTGCATTCGCCAAAAAAGAGTTGTTTAGTACCATCATGCTTTAAAACCCGTTGTAGGTGATGATTCTCTAACTGATCTAAGCTCAGCTGTCCCGATAAATAAGC
The nucleotide sequence above comes from Liquorilactobacillus hordei DSM 19519. Encoded proteins:
- a CDS encoding Crp/Fnr family transcriptional regulator translates to MAEHECVQLVPIFSELGSEQLDTIESIVRHHHYPAGSTLFGADDPLDSLMIVANGQVKVYQLAANGREQLLYLLQTGDIDGEAALFKNQRRTSFGEALVTTDVCSIRRSDFQDLMQKYPSISINVLNVFGKRLSQLERQTTSTATESVEARLANYITETAAALKTDTFKLPLKKKDLATFLGTTPESISRKLALFERQGLITQKPGKVIEINDADQLLLTE